AGTTTTTTCCCGAATGATTCAAACAGAAGTCGCTTCCCTTTTCCTTTAGTATTAAACCATTCATCGCCTAGGCTACCTACTCCTACTACCAAATTAACGTCCAAAAATGGATCACGACATTCGATGGAAGCTCCCATGGTTGTTCGATCATTTCGGTCATTGAGCGTATATAAATGAGTATGCTGCTCCAAATACAATAATTGCCTCAATGGATTACTAGGATACAATTCCTTAGCTTCTTTCAAAATCCGCTCACGATACGAAATCCTAAGGTTTGATTCTGAAAACCCCAATTCTGAAAAATCTGATAGAAAATGTTCATTACTATTGGACATCAACTGAAAATCTTCCCCGCCCATCGCTAGGTATCTTTTCATTTTTTTCAATCGGTCAGATTTAAGCAGAGAATTGGGTAAGAAAGGAAGAATTTGAAGGAATTGATATCGTATTCTGGAGTCATGTACTTTATATCGCACGTAGCCTCCCAATACTTCATCTGCTCCTTCCCCACTCAACAATACTTTCACCTTTTTTCTAGCCTTTTCTGATAAGCCGAGCAAATGCCCATCTTGCAAATGCATCAAGGGCTCATCGTGGTTTGAAATGGCTCGTTTGACCAAATTGAGTAGATTTTCTCCCCTAAACTCAAACGTATGAAAGTCAACCCCAAGGCTTTCAGAAAAACTCTTGGCCAAATTTGATTCATCAAATTTGTAATTGGAAATCGAAACATTCCAGGCACTTACATCCTTGAATCCTTGATGAACTTGGCTATATAACACTGAACTGGAATCTAAACCTCCACTCAGGAGAGTACCCACCGGGACATCCGACACCATCCTGTAGGCAATGGATTGGTTGAAGGATTCCTCAAACCACTCTAAAGGATTGGAAATGGTCGATTGATTTTTAATCGATTCGCCTAAATGAAACCATCGGTGGATTTGAGTTTTTGAAGTACCTAGGTCAATCTGCATGTAATGTCCTGGCAGGAGTCTATTTACATCATTAAAAACTGTAGTCTCACCGGATGTATATCTATAGAATAATAATTCAGTCAAAGATTCCTGACGAATTGATTTTTGCACGCCTGAAGTAAAAATACTTTTAGGCTCGCTACCGAAAACAAGTTGGTCTTTGGATTGAAAGTAAAAAAGAGGCTTAACTCCAAAGCGATCTCTCACTAAGAAGAGTTTTTCGCCTTTTTTGTCCCAAAATGCAAAAGCAAAAAATCCTCTTAATCTCGGCAATACCTTCACTCCATATTCCATCAGAAGATAAAGTAGCACTTCGGTATCAGAGGAAGAATGAAAGGAATACCCCTTGGACTTAAGCTCAGGATAAAACTCTCTGTAATTGAATATTTCCCCGTTGAAGACTAGTACAAAATCCTTATCCTGGCTGAAAAAAGGCTGATTCCCAGCATCAGATAAGTCGATAATAGAAAGTCTCCTATGGACAAGACCTACATTTGAATACATGTAGGTTCCCATCGCATCCGGTCCTCTATGAGCGATCGAATCCCCCATCGCATTTAGGGTGTTTTGGGAAATTTCTTGATTATTAAATTTTAAAATTCCGGCAATTCCGCACATGAAGAATTTGTGTTAAAGTATCCTATGAGAGGTGAGAAATAAAATCTCTGAGCTTCCCACCTTGCTCTCTAAAATTGTGGTTTTCGATCAGCGAAATTTCCAAATCATGAAAATACGCCTTCGATTCTTCAAAAATTAATCTTTCGATGTCAGGGGTAATTGGCTCCTTTAACCAAATCTGAAGTTTCCCCTTTTCATATTGGTGAGCCTGAAAATCAATTTTTAATCCTTGATTAAAATAGATGTTTTTGAAAATGTAATACAAGGTTAAACTCGGATAATTTCTGTTTTCACCTAAAATCTTTTTACCAATTCGACCTGTCACTTCTCGAATAACGGGGCTTTTCATTCCGCAGCTACATTGAAAGGAGCTGGGTTCCAGTTCTATTTGATCGCCTAGCTTGTAGCGGATAGATGGAAATGAAAAGGATTGTAAGTTGGTAACTACAATACCCAAATCTTCAGGATCTTGCTCTACAAAAACCCCTTCCATATTGATATGCATGCTTCCCTGAGGGCATTCAAAGGCTATGATTCCTGACTCTGTGGAGCCATATTCATTGGTGATTTTAGTCCCATAAACCTTCTTGGCAATATCCTGATAATGCGCAAATACCTTCTCAGAAGTACCTTTCACCAACTTCAATTGATCAAATTTGACCTTTTTGTCTTCCATCAGACAGGCTAACTCATAAATCATCGAGCTATACCCTTCAATAATTTCGACTTCTTGCAGACTTGTTTCCAGCTTTTTGAGTTTTGCCGGATCATAATCAAACAGGCGAAACCTATTCACTGAAAAATCAAGTAGTCGGAGTTTTAACCGTTTTAAGGTCGCCGTATTATATCCCCAAAAATACAACTTACGGTCCCAAGGAGTTGCGTTATACCAACTATACCCTCTCCAAATCGCAGCCCTATTAAAGGAATCCCAAGATTCATCCCGATGGAAAGTCAAGATTTCCCCTGAAGTCCCTGAAGTTTCTACAAAAAACCTTTTTTCAAAAAAGGAAGCTGGGGTGTGAATATCATCATTGAATTGAATCAGATCAGATTTTTCAGTGTAAGGAACGGTCTGAAATCCCCTTAAGGACCAATCGTCAATTGGATTGAATCCTACTTCTTCAAATCTCCGCTTGTAAAATGGACTATGCTGAAAAGCAAATATGGAAATTGCCTTGAGCCTTTCCTGATTTAGTTCATTGAGTTCCTCAAAAGACAAATTTTCAGTGGCTTTTAAGGAAGTATAATGTTGAAAAATAGATGGGTTTCGACGTTTAGCTCCTTTGAAAAAGAGCCATTTATGAAACTGTCCCATTTAATCAGGCATTAATTTGTTTAGGTAAAAACAATGCTTGATATCGGTCCCATATCCTTTTCATATTTTGGTCTAAATCAACATTCTGATCGATATAGGTTCTATTTTCAAGGACAGCAGATTGAAAACTTTCAGGTTTTTCGAGGTAATTCAAGATGGCTATAGCAATTTCCTCCGGCTGATTTACCCCTACCAAAAACCCGTTCTTACCATTTTCAATAAAGGCTCTTGTCCCTGGAAGATCCGTGACGATCGGAAAACAACCCGATGCCATTGCTTCAAAAAGAGATGCAGAAACTCCCTCCGTCTCGGGAACAGAAATATACATACTTGCCCTTGAAAGTAAATCAGGAAGATCCTCGTTGGGAATTCTACCTGTAAACTCAACTTGCTCTGTCAGATTTAAGTCAATTGCCATCTGCTCCAAATTTGGCATCAAGTTCCCATCCCCTACGATAATCACCTTGATATCTATATTTTTCTCTTTCAAAATCACCAAGGCATCCAAGATGTCAGAATGGTTGTAGACCGAAGTCAAGGACCTGGTTACCACGGCGAGCTTTCTATCTTTTTCTGGAAAATCAAAAAATCGGTATTTAGATAAGTCAATCCCTTTAGGCATGATTAAAATTTTATCTGGATTGGCTCCTGATTCAAGCATGGCAGGTACCATCACATCCCCCCAGGCATGGATCAAATCTGCTTTTTGATAGGCCTGCCTTTGAAAAAATGGCTTAATCATCAGTGAGAATTCAGTTAAAGGCCAAATATCAGTTATCCCTTGTTGAGCGACTACTCTTCGTTTTGCGTTAACAAAAATAGCGAAGAAACCATAACTTGTTGATCGTTCGGCAAGCACCAAATCATAGGATTTTTTCAGATTGGTGATGAGTATTTTAAAGAGGAAAAAGAGGAACATAAAAATCCTACCTGTTCTAGTTTTGGTGGATTTTACTTCTAAAGTTTCGATTTGAAGTCCTGACACTTTTTCGATTCCTTTAATCCAAGTCTGAGCGTCCGCACGATACGTTTCCCCTAGGAAAAGAATTTTTTTTGGAAGTTTATTTTTCAAGTCTTTCTAAATCTAAGTTGCCAATAACAGGGTTGGGTTTCCAATTTAATTCCCTGACTGCCTTTGAATCGTCAAAGGTTAAAGATGATTTTAATTTTTCAAGCCTATAAGTATTTAATGGGAATTTTGTCATCCTATCCCCAAACTTCGCCGCCCATTTGATAGGTTGAATAGGTAAAGTTTTGATGTTGGAGGAAAAATAGTTTGCCAAATACTCTTCCAATTCAACTAAAGAGGGATTGATTCCATCAGTAAGATTGTAAACTCCAGGCCTATATTTTATCTCAGCGACAAGTTTGGCCACATCAGATGCTAACACCATTGATTTTTGGGGATTTACACCTTTGATTCTAAAGTAAAAACCTTTTCGAATTGCATGAATCATTGCTTTTAGATTTCCTTGAACCTTTACCACTCCTGCCACCAAGGGTAACCTTAGAATGGTTAAGGAGATATTCCACTCCGCACAGAAATCAGCGATTAGTCGCTCAGCTTCCCATTTACTCTGCCCATAGGGGGTCGTAGGTTGAGGGACATATTCCTCCGAAATACCAATTCCTTGATCCAAACCATACACAGCCACAGTGCTAATGAAGATAAAATCCTTAGGTTTTTCAGGCATTGCGGCAATTCCCAAAAGTAGATTTTTTGTTCCTTGAACATTTACTTTAAAAAACTGATTCTTCTCAATTTCTGATTTTGGGACTCGATGAGCAAAACCAGCAGCATGGATTACTTTCGAAAGAGAAGGTAATTTGGGGATTTCAGAGGCTAAATCGATTTGAATTTGGTTGGATTTGCCTCTGCCCAAGGTGATCAATTCATCACCAAATTCTTGAGAAATGTACCCGCCTAAAAACCCGGATGCTCCTGTAAGTAAAACTTGTTTACTCATAAAGATTCCATTGCCTTGATGTACTCTTCACTCAATTTTGAGCGATCAAATCTATTCTCAGCCAACCTTCGGGCATTCTTTCCCATTCTTTCAGCCTCCTCAGGAAAATCGATCATCAACTCAAATGCCTTTGCAAAGTCATGAGGACTTTGTGGATCAACATTAATTCCACATTGAGTATGATTGACCATTTCAAAAATCCAGCCTTTCGTAGATTGAATTACAGGCACGCCAGCAGATAAAGAGTCAAAGAGCTTATTTGGGGAATTGGTATGCAATACCGGTAAATCTTTAAAGGTCACTAGGCTTGCCCGAGCATGAGCAAACCATTTTACCACATCTACTTTTGGGATTAATCCTAAAAATTCAACTTGTTCTTTTAATCCGTACTTATCTACCAGCTGAATAAGAAGCGGTTTTTCTGCCCCATCTCCAATAAACTTAAATCTATAATCCTTCCTTTTTAGAAGATGAAGTCCGTTCAAAATCTGACTACAATCATCCATTAATCCCAAGGATCCTGCATAAATAAACAGCGGTAATTCGGAAGATGAAGCTTGATCAGAATTTGGTTTAAACAGGTCTAAATCTGCAGAATTCGAAATAGTGAGGGTATTTGCCGAAGGCAACACATCAAGCACTCCCTGAGTCATTCCTGGAGAGCAAGTCACAATCAAATCCGAGTTCCGGTAAATCAATTTTTCAAATTTCAGTGCAAGTTTCTGAATAAATCCATTTTGCAACTTCCCTAACTCAATACCTCCCTTTGGCCACAAATCCCTGACTTCAAATACAAATTTTTTTCTTCTAAGAATCTTTGCTAGTAAACCAGGAATGGCGGTTGTAATTGGTCCCGAACTTGAAATCACGCAATCCGTAGGTTCAGTTAGCGCAAAATACACGGATACAAGCGCAAACCTCAAGGCGTTCCAGGCTCTTTTGAAAAATGAATCTTTATTGGAATCAGGAGAATTGATGACAATCAATTCCACTCCTTCGATCGTCTGTCTATGAATAAAGCCTTTAGCTCGAATATCAGATTTGTAATATGGAGAAGTAATGACAGTAACCTGATGACCTCGGCTTACCCATCTTCGAGTAAATTCGTAATATCTGGTACTCCAGCCTCCCTTTGGTGTTCCGAAGTATTGATAAAAAACCAAAATTCTCATGTTCAATTAGGAGAGCTTAGTGGGATTTTTTCTTCCGCCTCCTTCTTTTTAGCAATATTCGAATTCGTTCTTTCAAACACGGTAAGCATACTCAGACCGATCATCAATGGAGAAACGAAAGTTCTCATGGCCGCATGGAAACTCGTAAACAAACCAACGGCATACATGGCAAATAAAAGGCCTGCAATTGCCGGATTGAGACTTGATCGCAAAACTTTAAACCCATAATAGGAGAGCAAAATAAAGTAGGCTAAACCAAATAGACCGTGTTCGGCAAAAAGCCGGCTGAGTTCTACGTGCGCTACCACCCCTTTCATTCTATCCCGCATGTAGCGGGATGCTGCCACTCCAACTCCAGTAACAGGATGGTCAGCCCATAATTCAAGATCACCAAGAAATATATCTAAGCGGCCTGAGGTAATGATATTTAAACTTTTCTCCTTAATCCCCGCATAGGTTCCTGCTGTTTCACCTTGGTAACGCAAAATAAGTAAGCCATCGGTCAGTCGATTGACAATAAAAAAAGAGCCTATAATTAACAGAAAAGCGGGGATCAGGTACTTTCCTATTCTGACTAATCGATACTTGATTATTTCCTTTGCATTTGCTTTTCTGAGATAATATAACACCACAAAAATTCCCAAAAATCCAGTCATCATCCCTCCTCTTGAAAAGGTAAGAAGACCTTGAATCGTGAACAACATCAGAAGCGCCGTATCCAACATACGATATCCTGAAAGCCTCCACTTATTAATCCAAAATATAAAGACAAAAAAAGCTGCCAGACCCAATCCAGTCGAAACCTGATTAGAACCAAAACCACCTGCCACCGCAGAATTTGCACTCAAATTAAATTCTACATCTTGGATGTCTGGAGTTCTAAAAATGGCAAATGAAAACACAGCCACCATCGGATAGATCATCAATCTTAAATAGTGGAGCATCATAAACTTTGACACTCTTTTTCCTTTGAAGAAAAGAATAGCCAATGCCGTATTCATTGGGCCCATGAAATTGAAAATCACATCCAGAAAAGATACCTCTCCGGATTTCTCAATGAATAAGCTTGGAATCAAAAGCACAACCATCCAAAATGCTGGCCATGCGGTAGTTTTGTACTTTAAAATTCCCCCTACCAGGAGAAGAAAAAGTAAATATTTCCCCATTTCATAAGGAATAAAAGGGGATGATTGAGCCATCCGTGCAATGATTTCAAAGGCGATGACATAAACCAATAAGCCGATATACACTGTGACTGGAGCTTTTGGTCTCAGCAATACAATTAGCGATGAAAATAAGACCAAATAAAACCATCCAATGAGTACAAAGGGGGTAAAAATAGAAATCAAACCCAGTATAAAATGGATTGAAATCAAAAAGACAGGGCTCTTTATTTTAAGAAAATACTTAATCAATTCTCATGGATTTAAACTTGACTTTGCGAATTCAAAAACTTCGCTAGACTAATTTTTACTCCTCTTTTTTCAGGACTTCATTTTTAATCGATTCAACAATTTAATATGCCAATCTTTTGCCATACACGGCTTTTCGATCAAGACGTAAAATAGACCTGAAATAAGCATTAATCCCGCTAAAACCGGAAAAAGAAATATCCAAAAATTGGTGGAGTATTCATCGCCAACCACAAACTTTTGGACAAACTGAGAGGTCAACCCAAAAAATGGAAGATGGATCAAATAAATAGAATAACACATCCCTCCGACTAAATACACTCCAGGAATCGTTAAAAATCGATTAAAGATAATGGACTTGAATGCAGAGATGAAAAGAAAAAACATAGCGACATTAAAACCTACCTGATTTAAAAACTGGGCTTGGGGCTTATATCCTAAAAAAATTCCTAGAAGACTTATTCCTGCTACTAAATCCCAAAAGATGGATTTTTTTTCAAGCCAAGTTTTTTGAGTTAGGTAGACATAAGCAAATCCAATCCCTACCATGAAATGGCTGAAAAATCCTGAAATATTGGCCATCATGCCATATGTACCTTGGCTCAAATAAACCCCTCGAAGGTAGATTGAACCAAAAAACAAGATCAACCCTAACCCTAAAGCCAGCCATTTAGGCCTTTTTTTGGACAAGGCAAATGCTGCTAAGAAAGGAATCAAAATGTAAAACTGAACCTCGGTCTCTAAGCTCCAAGTCACAGGATTGATCACCGAATATTCATTGAAAATGGGCGTATGAACATAAAATACAGTGGCTAAGAAATGGGGCAGAAGTTCTTTAAATGACCCATCAAGCACAACTAGATGCACCAAGAAAAACCCAAAAACGGCAATCAGGAAAGGAGGTTCTAAGCGGGTCAAGCGACGGACAAAATAATTTTTCAGCCCAACTTTGGGTCCCTTAAACCAGTAATAATTGAAAAATGGAATACTTAGGATAAACCCACTGATGGCAAAGAATAATTTGACTCCAAAGTCCATTCTAGAAAGCCACCAGCCGGCAGTATCGATTCCATCTGTTGCCACATCCATGATCACCGATCCGTCCAATTGCCTCCAAAGCAAATAATGGAAGTGGAAAATCACTACGGTGCCAATAGCCAAAAACCGCATTCCATCTATCTCAGGAATAAAGTTTTTGGAGGAAGTTGATCTTCGAAATGTTTTTATCCAAAAGTTCATACCGCTGACACGAATGATGAATAGGCTGAAAAGAAAGCAGCAGAGCCATATTCGACTTCAATTTTTTGTTTTAAAGCCCTTCCTTTTTCTTCTCCATGGTCAGAAGATCCGAGTAATTTCTCCATTGCATCAGCAAGTGAAGGAGCATCTGAGGGAGGAATCAGGTAGCCATATTGATCCGAAGAAATCACCTTATCACAATCACCGACTTGGGTACAAATGACTGGAAGAGCTGCAAGACCATATTCCAACAATGCCACAGGCAGCCCTTCCGAATCGGAAGACAGTATGCCTGCATGACAGCAGGCCAAATAATCTTCAACTTGCAAGGAGGGGCCTTTCACAAGGATAAAATCGGATAAATTTTCCTCCTTTATTCGATTTAGGATAGATTCGTAAAGCTCCTTTTCGACGATTTCCCCAACCATTACCACCTCGAAATCTTTCCTTCTTTCCTTTAACAAGGCTACTGCTTGAATCAAATTGAAATGATTTTTTTGAGCTCTAAAATTAGCCAGATGGAGAAAGGTAAACTTGGTATTTTTGGTTGTTTTGGGGAGAATTAGAAATGGAAAATTTTTTAAGGTAATAATTTGTTCAGGCTTAAGTGGAAGATTTCCCCTCCAGTAAGAAGTCAATTTATCATTGACAGTAATTACTTTATCAATCCACTTAGATAAAGGTACCATCTCCTTTCTCGGATATTGATCCAATTGATCACTAAGACCAAAATGGTCATGCCATACCAATTGAAATTTACCTGAGAGAATTTTTATCCCTATGGCCCAAAAAACAGAGGTGCTATGGGCATGAAAAATTTGGGGTCTAAACTTCCTGACCAGTTTCAACAACCTCATAAAAGCTCCGAAGTCAAATGAGTTTTTCTTTTCTAAAAAGTGAAGGTTGATTTCTCTTGGAACTTTACTAGACATTCCTCCCGAGCGCCGACTAACTACTAAATGACTTTCAAAACCTTGATCAGCCATCACTTTTGCAATATTGATGCTCATACGCTCGGTTCCTCCCATTTCAAGGGTATCGACCATTTGAAAAAATACTTTACTCAATTTTGAATCAATTTTTTGATTTCTGATTTGAATTGTTCCATGGTGAATTGCCTTGACCAATCCATGGCTTCCTGACTCAATTGGTTATATCGATCAGGATTTTGCAGGAGGTTTACGATTTCATTGCACATCTTTTTAGGGTCAGGTTCAACCAAAACTCCTCGACTACCTTGACCGATCATCTCAGGGACACAGGAAACTCGCGTAGTAATGGGAATACACCCCCAAAACATTGCCTCTGCAACCGCCTTTGGCCATCCTTCACTGGAGGAAGCAAACAACAAAAAGTGAGAGGTTGCATATTCGTCCTTCAATTGATCGGCTTTGACATTACCATGCAAGTGGATTACCTCTTGTAAAGAATTGTCCAGGGCAAATCGCTCAATTTTTTCCCTTTCCGGTCCTTCGCCATATAACTGTAAGGAACAGTCAATTCCTTGCTGCTTCAGAAAAAAAACAGTTTGGCAGCTCACGAGAGGATTTTTTCCAGAACTCAAAGTCCCAACAAAGATAAGTTTCAAAGGACCAAGCAAGGGTCTTGGAGGTGTGTTCTTTACTTCCTTTTCAAAATAAGTTGCCGTGAAAAACGGCTTAAGATTTCGATTATTAGGCTGCCAATCTCCATAGACAAGAACATTCATGTTTTTGGTAAGGGCCTGATTGGACAAGAGCTTTTGTTGAAGGCGGTAGCTGAATGGCTGTAAACTAGAAGGGTCCCAGTTCCCGGCATATTTGGCTGTCTTCTTTTTACCGGGAAAGAATATCTGTGCAAAGGAAGCAACCAACCCCATGTTTCCAGGACATCTTAAATGCAGATGATCCGCCCTTCTCATTTCTTTGAATACAGTCAGGAAGATGCCAGGTAAATGAAGGGCCGTTTGAAATCGTGACTTCCAAGTCAATAAATTAATAGGAGGAACTTCAACAAATCGAAGAGATGGATGGATATAGGGTAAATCTATCGGATTTAGAGTTTGCTCTGGTAGCAATGGTGCCACGACAACCACCTCCGTAACAAACTCAAACCACAAATTCATTTCCTTAACATAAGGTCCGTAACCAAAATATTGGCCATTGTGAAGCTTATGTTCGACATGAGTAAGTATTAAAAATTTCAAACCGTGAGAATTAGGAGAGAGTGGAAAAAGTTTATTTCTATTGTTTAAAGAAGGGAAGTATAAAAGGAAATGTTCTTTTCTAGAATATGAACGATGTTAAATTGACCATTTACCTTTCGGCATCCATTGATAGCCCTCCTTTTCATTTCATCTTCATGATCAAAAATATCAGCCAACTTTTCGGAAATATCTTTCGGGTCCCAAGGATTACAAAGCCAGCCAGATTCCCCATGCTCAACCACTTCTGGTCCAGGGCCCGTCTCGGTATAAAGTACCGCTCTCTGTGTTGCCATTGCTTCTGGTGCTACTAGCCCTAAAGTTTCGATATGCGAAGGAAAGGCACAGACATGGGCTGAGGCATAGATTTCAGGTAAGGATTTCTGATCCACTGGACCATGAAATTCCAAGTGCTCCATAATTTTTTCAGGGATGGATGCAATGAGTTTCTCCTTGTAAGAACGTCCTTCCGAATCCATCCAATCCCGCCCATAAATATGAAGTTTAAGTAATGGATATTTTTCGATGAGATATTCAAGAGAAAGAACCAATTGTCGAATACCTTTTTTCTCAATTAGGGTTCCTGCAAATACAACTTTGAATGGAATTATTTTCTCAAAAGGCTCTGGCTTAAACCGCTGCAGGGCAATAGGGTACATGATCACATCCAAGGGACGGCCCTTCATGTTTAACAGTTTACCGGTGTGATTTACCACGTATTGAGAGACGCCAATAAAACCATCTGCCTTGGAAAACGAGCGCTTTTCCTGAAAGGCTTTCCACCGATTCACAGAGCGTCGCTCACCTTCTGCAAAAAAATGATGACCACCATGAAGTCGAATGACATATCGAATTCCTGAAAGCTTAGATATAAAAGCTAAGCCCAACTCGGAACTTTCTACGATATCGATGGGATTTTGCAGATGGATATGCTTGAGCTGTGTATTGATTGCTTTAAAATTATAATGCCAAGCCAATCCCTTTATCTTAGAAAATGCAACGTAATGGATTTGAACCCCTTCCCGTTGTACTATCTTAGATTTACCAGAAGTACCATTGATCACGGATACCTGATGTCCAGCTGCTACCAATGCAGGACAGATTACTCCCAAAAAGCTTCCAATTCCACCATGGGGTTCACCCGGAACAGGATATTCATTAGTGAGGTAACAAATGTGCATGGGTAGATGATTAAATTTTAAGATATCTAGCAGGCTGTTGAATTTTATTAATCAAACCTGACCTAGGTTGAAATTTGAAAAACCCAT
Above is a window of Algoriphagus sanaruensis DNA encoding:
- a CDS encoding glycosyltransferase family 4 protein, which translates into the protein MHICYLTNEYPVPGEPHGGIGSFLGVICPALVAAGHQVSVINGTSGKSKIVQREGVQIHYVAFSKIKGLAWHYNFKAINTQLKHIHLQNPIDIVESSELGLAFISKLSGIRYVIRLHGGHHFFAEGERRSVNRWKAFQEKRSFSKADGFIGVSQYVVNHTGKLLNMKGRPLDVIMYPIALQRFKPEPFEKIIPFKVVFAGTLIEKKGIRQLVLSLEYLIEKYPLLKLHIYGRDWMDSEGRSYKEKLIASIPEKIMEHLEFHGPVDQKSLPEIYASAHVCAFPSHIETLGLVAPEAMATQRAVLYTETGPGPEVVEHGESGWLCNPWDPKDISEKLADIFDHEDEMKRRAINGCRKVNGQFNIVHILEKNISFYTSLL
- a CDS encoding glycosyltransferase family 4 protein, with translation MKFLILTHVEHKLHNGQYFGYGPYVKEMNLWFEFVTEVVVVAPLLPEQTLNPIDLPYIHPSLRFVEVPPINLLTWKSRFQTALHLPGIFLTVFKEMRRADHLHLRCPGNMGLVASFAQIFFPGKKKTAKYAGNWDPSSLQPFSYRLQQKLLSNQALTKNMNVLVYGDWQPNNRNLKPFFTATYFEKEVKNTPPRPLLGPLKLIFVGTLSSGKNPLVSCQTVFFLKQQGIDCSLQLYGEGPEREKIERFALDNSLQEVIHLHGNVKADQLKDEYATSHFLLFASSSEGWPKAVAEAMFWGCIPITTRVSCVPEMIGQGSRGVLVEPDPKKMCNEIVNLLQNPDRYNQLSQEAMDWSRQFTMEQFKSEIKKLIQN